A genomic region of Rhipicephalus sanguineus isolate Rsan-2018 chromosome 3, BIME_Rsan_1.4, whole genome shotgun sequence contains the following coding sequences:
- the LOC119385334 gene encoding uncharacterized protein K02A2.6-like, translating to MRLSLQRFPIKVVYKPGKELFLADALSRFPNQKELKEESLDFHVHALSSLPVSDRQLQEIREEVLKDAAMTELCSYSSTEWPESKLQVSETARAYWNYRDELHVEDGLLLRSNKLVIPPTKRQEVLRLLHAAHGGEEKMKARAKAVMYWPGMSADIAALAKACQLCQRYKSRNAKLPMLSPDIPTLPWQVVGIDLFYHEGHEYLVVVDFYSFFFEIKQMHRTTAEAVTNVCMQIFATHGIPAKICSYNGPPFNSTCFRVFSTQLGITHVTSSPHYPRGNGMAERAVQEAKKLLKKCRFGTLEFYSGLLEWRNMPRDDRLKSPVQRLMGRQTRTKLPVLDCHLEPQTVPTEVVRKRLDEIRRKQRVFYNRSTRNLPEVHSGSTVSVYDTINKTWAPAVVMGPASTPRSYIVATENGQHLRRTREHLRSTNGQVLSQQPESATASAQSSPQPCTTEQQAPQEALRRSARQRRAPQRYPLLECPTQTVQRM from the coding sequence ATGAGACTCTCCCTTCAAAGGTTTCCTATAAAAGTGGTTTACAAACCAGGAAAAGAACTCTTTCTAGCGGATGCACTCTCGCGCTTTCCAAACCAGAAGGAGCTGAAAGAAGAATCACTGGATTTTCATGTACATGCTCTCTCTTCTCTTCCAGTCTCTGATCGGCAACTGCAGGAAATCCGGGAAGAGGTACTCAAGGATGCAGCAATGACCGAACTGTGCAGCtattcaagcacagaatggcctgAGAGCAAGCTTCAGGTGTCTGAGACCGCACGAGCGTATTGGAACTACCGCGACGAACTTCACGTCGAAGATGGCCTTCTCCTAAGAAGCAACAAGTTGGTTATTCCGCCAACAAAAAGGCAAGAAGTACTTCGTTTGCTTCACGCGGCACACGGGGGTGAAGAAAAGATGAAGGCAAGAGCCAAAGCAGTTATGTACTGGCCAGGCATGTCGGCGGATATTGCAGCTCTAGCGAAGGCGTGTCAACTTTGTCAAAGGTACAAGAGCAGGAACGCCAAGCTACCAATGCTTAGTCCCGATATACCTACTTTGCCGTGGCAAGTAGTCGGAATCGATCTTTTCTATCACGAAGGCCATGAATACCTGGTTGTGGTGGatttctattccttttttttcgaGATCAAGCAGATGCATCGAACTACGGCAGAAGCAGTGACAAACGTGTGCATGCAAATCTTCGCCACGCACGGCATACCAGCAAAGATATGCAGCTATAACGGCCCCCCGTTCAATAGCACGTGCTTCCGTGTTTTTTCAACGCAGCTGGGCATCACCCACGTGACTTCCAGTCCGCATTACCCTCGCGGTAACGGCATGGCTGAAAGGGCCGTCCAGGAAGCAAAGAAACTACTGAAGAAGTGCAGGTTTGGAACACTGGAGTTTTACAGCGGCCTGCTTGAATGGAGAAACATGCCAAGGGATGACCGCCTAAAGTCACCCGTCCAACGGCTCATGGGTCGACAGACGAGGACCAAGCTGCCCGTACTAGACTGTCACCTAGAACCCCAAACCGTGCCGACCGAAGTTGTCCGAAAGCGCCTCGACGAAATACGGCGAAAACAACGCGTCTTCTACAACAGATCAACCCGGAATCTACCGGAAGTGCACAGTGGGTCCACAGTATCTGTTTATGATACAATAAACAAGACCTGGGCACCAGCAGTCGTCATGGGCCCGGCAAGTACACCACGCTCTTATATTGTTGCGACTGAGAACGGCCAGCATCTACGACGCACGAGGGAACACCTCAGGTCCACAAACGGGCAGGTTCTCTCGCAGCAGCCAGAAAGCGCGACAGCGTCCGCGCAATCCAGTCCGCAACCGTGCACCACCGAGCAGCAAGCACCTCAAGAAGCGCTGCGTAGAAGCGCAAGACAGCGAAGAGCGCCACAACGCTATCCTCTCCTAGAGTGCCCAACGCAAACTGTTCAGCGGATGTAG